The window ATACAGCAGAAATAGTGTCTCCAATTAATAAAACAGTAATTATTATTGTACCTGATTCAAAAGTCAATTCATAATTATTAAAATTTCTAAAAATTAAGAAAATTCCATATCCATATGATAATAAAGTTGCCATAAAAATTAAAGTATACATGCCAGGTTCTTTCATGATAAACAATTCATGAAAAAATGATAAAAAATATTTTCAACCAGTTAAAAAGATAACTATTGTTGATGCTGCTCATTGATAATATTTATTACTTAAATAATTAAACGGATAACTTTTAATCATTGCAAATAATAACGACAACGAAAAAATTACAGAAACAATTAAATTTAATAATCTAAAAATTTCATTTATAGTTCATTTTTTTTGAAAAAAAGGAATATAAAATTGATCAACATGTTCTGAATGGTTGTGTTCTGAATGGTTGTGTTCTGAATGGTTGTGTTCTGAATGGTTGTGTTCTGAATGGTTGTGTTCTGAATGGTTGTGTTCTGAATGGTTGTGTTCTGAATGGTTGTGTTCTGAATGGTTGTGTTCTGAATGGTTGTGTTCTGAATGGTTGTGTTCTTTTATATTATTTTCAGTTAATGTTTTTTTATTTATTTTTTGTTTCATTGTATTTACCTCAATATATTTATATTATACATTATATAGA of the Spiroplasma endosymbiont of Labia minor genome contains:
- a CDS encoding pentapeptide repeat-containing protein — protein: MNGCVLNGCVLNGCVLNGCVLNGCVLNGCVLNGCVLNGCVLLYYFQLMFFYLFFVSLYLPQYIYIIHYIDNCQYR